One region of Lathamus discolor isolate bLatDis1 chromosome 2, bLatDis1.hap1, whole genome shotgun sequence genomic DNA includes:
- the ABHD5 gene encoding 1-acylglycerol-3-phosphate O-acyltransferase ABHD5: MAGAVAVPLSLSALPAVAAAAAAPPPLPAPGRRAAAMAEEETSSEGLGWLFSWLPAWCPTSLQHLKEAEDKMLKCIASTYDKRYVYLPNGNKIWTLSFSPELSHKTPLVLLHGFGGGVGLWALNFEDLCENRTVHAFDLLGFGRSSRPHFDTDAQEAENQFVESIEEWRKEVGLEKIILLGHNLGGFLAAAYSLKYPSRVKHLILVEPWGFPERPDNAEHERPIPIWIKALGAILSPFNPLAGLRIAGPFGLSLVQRLRPDFKRKYSSMFDDNTVAEYIYHCNVQTPSGETAFKNMTIPYGWAKRPMLQRIPQMDQDIPITVVYGARSCIDGNSGSTIQSLRPNSYVKTIAILGAGHYVYADQPEDFNQKVKDICDSVD, from the exons ATGGCCGGTGCCGTCGCGGTCCCGCTGTCCCTTTCTGCGCTGCCAGCCgttgccgccgccgccgccgctcctcCTCCGCTGCCAGCTCCGGGCCGCCGCGCAGCCGCCATGGCTGAGGAGGAGACTTCCAGCGAAGG GTTAGGATGGTTATTCAGCTGGCTTCCTGCCTGGTGTCCCACATCACTGCAACACCTTAAAGAGGCTGAGgacaaaatgctgaaat GTATTGCAAGCACCTATGATAAACGATATGTGTATCTAcctaatggaaataaaatatggACGCTGTCGTTCTCTCCGGAGCTCTCACATAAAACTCCACTTGTTCTCCTGCATGGGTTTGGAGGAGGTGTTGGACTATGGGCTCTCAATTTTGAAGACCTCTGTGAGAACAGGACCGTTCATGCTTTCGACCTCTTGGGATTTGGACGGAGCAGTAGACCACACTTCGACACTGATgctcaggaagcagaaaatcAGTTTGTGGAATCCATAGAAGAATGGAGAAAGGAGGTGGGGTTAGAAAAAATTATCTTGCTTGGACACAACCTTGGTGGATTCCTGGCTGCTGCTTACTCATTAAAATACCCGTCAAG GGTCAAACATCTTATCTTAGTGGAGCCATGGGGTTTTCCAGAGAGGCCTGACAATGCTGAACACGAAAGACCAATTCCAATCTGGATCAAAGCACTAGGAGCTATATTGAGTCCATTTAATCCGTTAGCTGGGCTGAGGATAGCAGGACCCTTTG GATTAAGCCTTGTTCAGCGCTTAAGGCCAGATTTCAAACGAAAGTATTCATCGATGTTTGATGATAACACTGTCGCTGAATATATCTATCACTGCAATGTACAGACACCCAG TGGTGAAACAGCTTTCAAGAATATGACGATCCCTTACGGATGGGCAAAAAGGCCGATGCTGCAACGGATTCCACAAATGGATCAAGACATTCCTATCACTGTGGTCTATGGAGCACGTTCATGTATAGATGGCAATTCTGGCAGCACTATCCAGTCTCTGAGACCAAATTCATATGTGAAGACAATA GCTATCCTTGGTGCAGGTCATTACGTGTATGCTGATCAACCTGAAGACTTCAATCAGAAAGTGAAAGatatctgtgattctgtggacTGA